A window of the Mesotoga prima MesG1.Ag.4.2 genome harbors these coding sequences:
- a CDS encoding DUF2442 domain-containing protein: MIRIAQAIATEGLKLRLTFENGVSGTVDFSELAKSTLFAPLTMMSFLKALALSGTAEL; the protein is encoded by the coding sequence ATGATAAGAATAGCTCAGGCAATAGCTACTGAAGGGCTGAAGTTAAGACTCACCTTTGAAAATGGAGTATCTGGAACTGTAGATTTTTCTGAACTGGCAAAATCTACTCTTTTTGCTCCTCTCACGATGATGAGTTTTTTGAAAGCGTTAGCATTATCAGGGACGGCAGAGCTTTAG
- a CDS encoding DUF4160 domain-containing protein translates to MYYEDHLPSHFHAHYGEHEAIIEIESLAVIAGSLPHRALGLVIE, encoded by the coding sequence ATGTACTACGAAGATCATCTTCCTTCACACTTTCATGCTCACTATGGTGAACATGAAGCTATCATAGAAATAGAGTCATTGGCAGTAATCGCAGGTTCCTTGCCTCACAGAGCCCTGGGACTGGTAATTGAATGA
- a CDS encoding putative toxin-antitoxin system toxin component, PIN family, which translates to MRIVLDTNVLVSALINPYGKPAAVLNAILSRFVVPCYDARIIDEYERVLRRPRFQFSNDDIRSLLDFFLREGSFGSPEPVSIKLPDLSDLPFVEVARASGAPIVTGNAKHFPENLARVMSPAMLVDVIHKRY; encoded by the coding sequence ATGAGAATAGTGCTTGACACGAATGTGCTTGTCTCTGCGCTTATCAATCCATACGGTAAGCCTGCTGCTGTATTGAATGCAATCCTTTCTAGGTTCGTCGTTCCCTGTTATGATGCAAGAATAATCGATGAGTATGAGAGAGTTTTGCGTAGACCCAGGTTTCAATTCTCGAACGATGATATCCGCTCGCTCTTGGACTTCTTTCTCAGGGAAGGTTCTTTTGGGAGCCCTGAGCCTGTCTCTATAAAACTTCCTGATTTATCTGATTTACCTTTTGTCGAAGTTGCGCGGGCCTCCGGTGCTCCTATCGTTACCGGGAATGCAAAACATTTTCCCGAGAATTTGGCGAGAGTGATGAGTCCCGCAATGTTAGTGGACGTTATTCACAAAAGATATTAG
- a CDS encoding type II toxin-antitoxin system Phd/YefM family antitoxin, producing the protein MKYIATRDLRSNPSAVWETLDEGSEVIVTVNGKPKAIMIRADEDLDFLMKAISRAKAELAVERMRLQSLKLGLNSLSAEEIDREITESRQEDR; encoded by the coding sequence ATGAAATATATTGCTACTCGAGATTTGAGAAGCAATCCCTCAGCAGTGTGGGAAACGCTTGATGAGGGATCCGAGGTTATCGTAACAGTTAATGGCAAGCCCAAAGCAATAATGATAAGAGCTGACGAGGATCTAGACTTCTTAATGAAGGCGATTTCGCGGGCAAAGGCAGAGCTCGCAGTTGAGCGGATGCGACTTCAGTCTTTGAAGCTAGGCCTTAATAGCCTATCTGCAGAGGAAATCGATAGGGAGATAACGGAGAGCAGACAAGAAGACCGATGA
- a CDS encoding PIN domain-containing protein: MRHIEATRQIEQFLEFCLFNEVLPITLESASVAATHYAYLRRLGTPLDDMDLLIAGTAIENDITLVTHNMKHFSRIPGLKLQDWID, from the coding sequence TTGAGACACATTGAAGCGACAAGACAAATAGAGCAATTCCTGGAGTTTTGTCTTTTCAATGAAGTACTTCCTATTACTCTTGAATCAGCTTCTGTTGCTGCGACTCACTACGCGTATCTTAGAAGACTCGGAACGCCTTTGGATGATATGGATCTTCTCATAGCTGGTACAGCCATAGAAAACGACATAACTTTAGTCACGCACAATATGAAACACTTCAGCAGAATTCCGGGATTGAAGCTGCAAGACTGGATAGATTAA
- a CDS encoding YegP family protein yields the protein MKEPRFEIFKDKNNEYRFRLLAPNGEIIATGEGYSTKSNCKDGINNVKEYAPIAQIKDLTEAT from the coding sequence ATGAAAGAACCCCGGTTTGAAATCTTCAAGGACAAGAATAATGAATATCGATTCAGACTCCTAGCACCCAACGGAGAAATTATTGCCACAGGCGAAGGTTATTCAACCAAGAGCAATTGTAAAGACGGCATTAATAATGTGAAAGAATACGCACCAATTGCTCAGATTAAAGACTTGACTGAAGCAACTTGA
- a CDS encoding zinc ribbon-containing protein: protein MKRLATTGQKVEVSGIYKCTNCGNEVTCVKGERFPPCSKCYETNFTLVRRTK from the coding sequence GTGAAAAGATTGGCAACAACGGGCCAGAAAGTCGAAGTCTCTGGCATCTACAAATGCACAAACTGTGGTAATGAAGTCACTTGTGTGAAGGGCGAAAGATTTCCTCCATGCAGCAAGTGTTACGAGACTAATTTCACTCTAGTCCGAAGAACAAAGTAG
- a CDS encoding type II toxin-antitoxin system PemK/MazF family toxin, translating to MNNLPSRGEIWLANLSPVRGREQAGFRPCLVISVDQFNHGPAELVIVVPITSKNKSIPLHVEISGRETGLDLTSYIKSEDVRSISRERLEKRIGRVSDEVMSQVLEVIKILLDIT from the coding sequence ATGAATAATCTACCTTCGAGAGGCGAAATCTGGCTGGCGAACCTGAGCCCGGTCAGAGGTAGAGAACAGGCCGGTTTTCGACCATGCCTGGTAATCTCTGTTGACCAGTTCAACCATGGGCCGGCGGAACTTGTTATAGTAGTTCCGATTACATCAAAAAACAAATCCATCCCTCTTCACGTTGAGATATCCGGCAGGGAAACCGGCCTTGATCTCACAAGCTACATCAAGAGCGAAGACGTAAGATCCATATCGAGAGAAAGGCTTGAAAAGAGAATCGGCAGAGTCTCGGATGAAGTAATGTCACAAGTCCTTGAAGTCATAAAAATACTTCTCGATATAACATAA
- a CDS encoding type II toxin-antitoxin system HicA family toxin: MKLPRDITFEELLKVLTKLGYEVTRQTDSHVRLTTKRKGEHHITIPHHRR, from the coding sequence TTGAAACTCCCTCGAGATATCACCTTTGAAGAACTGCTGAAAGTTCTCACAAAGTTAGGGTATGAGGTCACACGTCAAACCGACAGCCACGTGAGACTAACTACAAAGCGGAAAGGGGAGCATCATATAACTATTCCTCATCACAGACGCTGA
- a CDS encoding 2-oxoisovalerate dehydrogenase E1 subunit beta: MDTEIIFLIEEDSVSGFFARALGHPIFTEAETLEDLKKNIRDAIGCHFDESELPRIIRLHFVKEEVIAL, encoded by the coding sequence TTGGATACCGAAATAATCTTTCTCATCGAAGAAGATTCCGTTTCTGGATTTTTTGCCCGCGCCTTAGGTCACCCCATCTTTACTGAAGCTGAGACTCTTGAGGATCTAAAGAAGAACATCAGGGACGCAATTGGATGTCATTTTGATGAAAGCGAGCTACCGAGGATAATTAGGCTTCATTTCGTTAAGGAAGAGGTAATTGCTCTTTGA
- a CDS encoding nucleotidyl transferase AbiEii/AbiGii toxin family protein, with translation MSSRPRDLYDVHTLFRLKKDQISTPTLKKAIENTARRRGSSSILAHYESVVYELIDSEYQKRLWEKYQNENSYAKGIQFNDAVETVKIIGDLLKTSDRLGFH, from the coding sequence TTGAGTTCTCGTCCTAGAGACTTGTACGACGTCCACACTCTTTTCAGACTGAAGAAAGACCAAATCTCCACCCCCACACTAAAGAAAGCAATTGAAAACACCGCGCGTAGACGAGGATCATCGAGTATACTAGCTCATTACGAAAGCGTTGTCTACGAACTCATTGACTCTGAGTACCAGAAAAGACTTTGGGAAAAGTATCAAAATGAAAACAGCTATGCCAAAGGGATTCAGTTCAACGATGCGGTTGAGACAGTGAAGATAATCGGCGACCTTCTCAAAACCTCTGATAGACTGGGTTTTCATTGA
- a CDS encoding nucleotidyl transferase AbiEii/AbiGii toxin family protein, which produces MINPEKLKNEIRKIAAEKDLNAGEILHMFMFERFIERVARSSYKEIFILKGGLLIASILGIGQRTTIDMDATVKNLAMNEDSLKRVVTEIIETAIDDGVSFKLERIVPIREEDKYNSFRVSLEARFDRIRVPMRIDITTGDVITPGEIDYQYLSIFGKEKIIIKAYTLETILAEKYETILRRMS; this is translated from the coding sequence GTGATAAACCCGGAAAAGCTGAAAAACGAGATTCGTAAAATCGCCGCGGAGAAAGACTTGAATGCGGGAGAGATTCTTCACATGTTCATGTTCGAAAGATTTATTGAGCGAGTGGCTAGGTCCTCATACAAAGAGATCTTCATATTGAAAGGTGGGCTTCTAATCGCATCTATTCTAGGTATTGGGCAGAGAACCACAATCGATATGGATGCCACAGTCAAGAACCTTGCAATGAATGAAGATTCGCTCAAAAGAGTTGTGACCGAAATAATCGAAACAGCGATTGATGACGGGGTTAGTTTCAAATTGGAGCGAATAGTGCCAATCCGCGAAGAAGACAAATACAACAGTTTCCGTGTTTCATTAGAGGCTAGATTCGACAGAATCAGAGTTCCAATGAGAATCGACATAACAACTGGAGATGTTATAACTCCCGGAGAAATCGACTACCAGTATCTCTCAATCTTTGGAAAAGAGAAAATCATCATAAAAGCATACACACTTGAAACGATACTCGCAGAGAAATACGAGACCATATTGAGAAGGATGTCTTGA
- a CDS encoding type IV toxin-antitoxin system AbiEi family antitoxin domain-containing protein: MNEFEKIKQIAAENNGFVETCDVVAEGIRKEELRRLLELGQLEKVSRGVYVLSERLIDEYKILQMRCKSCVFSHTTSLYLLGLSDRAPSKYHITVPQGSNVTHLSKERSDLVFHYVKRSLFNLGLASVKSPFGNTLRSYDSERTICDLLKEKDRFDIQIVTDALKSYFGSTRDIAKLARYSRVLGVEDLLHTYTEVLL; this comes from the coding sequence ATGAATGAGTTTGAAAAGATCAAACAAATCGCTGCCGAAAACAATGGTTTTGTTGAAACCTGTGATGTCGTAGCAGAGGGAATTAGAAAGGAAGAGCTAAGACGGCTTCTTGAGTTGGGACAGCTTGAGAAGGTCTCGCGGGGGGTGTACGTCTTATCAGAAAGATTAATAGATGAGTACAAGATACTCCAGATGAGGTGCAAATCCTGTGTCTTCTCTCATACAACATCCCTCTATCTACTCGGTCTCTCAGACCGGGCACCATCCAAATACCACATTACTGTACCTCAGGGATCAAACGTAACGCATCTTTCGAAAGAGCGCAGTGATCTGGTCTTCCATTACGTGAAACGGTCGCTTTTTAACCTGGGTTTGGCCAGTGTTAAATCGCCTTTTGGAAACACTTTAAGATCTTACGATTCCGAAAGGACCATCTGCGATCTGCTAAAAGAGAAGGACCGATTTGATATTCAGATCGTCACTGATGCCTTGAAATCGTATTTCGGTAGTACAAGAGATATTGCAAAGTTAGCTAGATACTCACGAGTGTTGGGAGTTGAAGATCTCTTGCATACTTATACGGAGGTTCTGCTGTGA
- a CDS encoding ATP-binding protein, with amino-acid sequence MVDLQPFFEIQERLFSSVPTEFKRYAYELIDWNDPLLGIVGARGCGKTTMLLQKILEKGQKGFLYISGDNPLVLREGIYAIGDTFFKLGGKTLVVDEAHRQPGWANDIKALHDSYPGKQIHFSGSSRYSVMKGTADLSRRAVLSELRHLSFREFLNLEKGENFPAVSITELLENHINISRKLQKLHPLELFREYLRAGSYPFRLSYGSYYERILNTLDKAIYQDVVEQDSLRGEAATIIKKIIAFVATSVVPSISPESLCKELGISKVTLYTYLDSLERAGVLKRVLPCGRGIKGMRSGSKVFLGETNLYYALGLPQWNLEANMGTIREAFFVSQVGHLGICVPASGDFTLKEKNKEITFEVGGPDKGRRQLKDSSNGFVLRDGIEIGFENIIPLFLFGFLY; translated from the coding sequence ATGGTAGACCTTCAACCTTTTTTTGAGATCCAGGAGAGACTTTTCAGTTCTGTTCCTACAGAGTTCAAGCGTTATGCATATGAGCTTATTGATTGGAATGATCCACTTCTGGGAATCGTGGGAGCCAGAGGCTGTGGAAAGACAACTATGCTTCTGCAGAAGATCCTTGAGAAAGGACAGAAGGGCTTTCTATACATCTCCGGGGATAATCCCTTAGTTCTCAGAGAGGGAATATATGCCATAGGAGACACGTTCTTCAAGCTTGGCGGAAAGACGTTAGTGGTAGATGAAGCTCATAGACAGCCAGGATGGGCAAATGATATCAAGGCCTTACATGATTCGTATCCGGGAAAGCAGATTCACTTCTCGGGCAGCTCTAGATACTCCGTAATGAAAGGGACCGCAGACCTTTCAAGGCGGGCGGTATTGAGTGAACTAAGGCATCTCTCATTCAGAGAATTCCTCAATCTGGAGAAAGGCGAAAACTTTCCCGCAGTAAGCATTACTGAGCTCCTCGAGAATCACATAAATATCAGCAGAAAGCTTCAGAAGCTACATCCGCTGGAGCTGTTCAGGGAGTACTTGAGAGCCGGTTCGTACCCTTTTCGGCTTTCGTACGGTTCTTACTACGAGAGAATACTAAACACTCTGGACAAAGCGATTTATCAAGATGTTGTAGAGCAAGACTCGCTGAGAGGCGAGGCAGCAACAATCATTAAAAAGATCATCGCCTTTGTGGCAACCAGTGTTGTTCCTTCAATCTCTCCCGAGTCGCTTTGTAAGGAGTTAGGAATAAGCAAAGTCACCTTATACACCTATCTAGATTCTCTCGAGAGGGCAGGAGTTCTGAAAAGAGTCCTTCCATGCGGAAGAGGAATAAAAGGAATGCGCAGCGGTTCAAAAGTCTTTCTCGGTGAAACCAATCTCTATTATGCTCTCGGCCTACCGCAATGGAATCTTGAGGCAAACATGGGAACGATACGCGAAGCCTTCTTCGTTTCGCAAGTCGGTCATCTGGGGATTTGCGTGCCTGCCAGCGGTGACTTCACCCTGAAAGAAAAAAACAAGGAGATAACTTTTGAAGTGGGTGGTCCAGACAAAGGAAGACGCCAGCTTAAGGATTCCTCAAACGGATTCGTACTGCGCGATGGTATCGAAATCGGATTCGAGAACATCATCCCGCTGTTCCTCTTCGGGTTTCTCTATTAG
- a CDS encoding DUF2442 domain-containing protein, whose translation MSIGVKSIKSCKPYQLILEFSNGEERAIDLEGILNKGKFSELRDPKVFCSACISFDTIQWSNGLDICPEYLFDHSRPIAALR comes from the coding sequence ATGAGTATTGGAGTAAAGTCGATAAAGAGCTGTAAACCATATCAGTTAATACTTGAGTTCAGTAACGGGGAAGAGAGAGCGATAGATCTTGAGGGAATATTGAACAAGGGAAAGTTCTCGGAGCTACGAGACCCGAAAGTTTTCTGCTCGGCTTGTATCAGCTTTGATACTATTCAATGGTCCAATGGACTGGACATCTGCCCAGAGTACCTCTTTGATCATTCAAGGCCTATAGCAGCACTTCGCTGA
- a CDS encoding type II toxin-antitoxin system RelE family toxin — protein sequence MLSKAAKELQSLREPNYSRIKQRILLLASNPRPRGSSKLTGREGWRIRAGDYRIIYEIC from the coding sequence ATTCTCAGCAAAGCCGCAAAAGAGCTTCAGTCTCTTCGAGAGCCAAACTATAGCAGAATCAAGCAAAGGATATTGTTGCTAGCATCGAATCCACGTCCAAGAGGTTCAAGTAAGTTGACCGGAAGAGAGGGATGGCGTATAAGAGCTGGTGACTATCGGATTATCTATGAGATTTGTTAG
- a CDS encoding DUF6088 family protein produces MKEISTREKISNYIKRNPKSRIYSISDFSRFGTYDSVRKALSRLEIEGRLIRVSRGFYKSQEFNILVNEEVASDPDQFARAYAESYGWKIAPHKETALNMLGLSTQVQNVFQYVSDGPYRTVSLNDGRKIEFRHRTIREISKLSYKEAALLEALKTLGKERISPDVRSRILRRFSKKELEALRKRVQKSRKWIYEEICRLIERSENSVSHR; encoded by the coding sequence ATGAAAGAAATAAGCACCAGGGAGAAAATATCGAATTATATAAAGAGGAATCCAAAATCAAGGATTTACTCTATCTCTGACTTTTCAAGATTTGGTACTTATGATAGTGTTCGAAAAGCTCTATCACGGCTGGAAATCGAGGGGAGGTTAATTCGTGTTTCGAGGGGCTTCTATAAATCCCAGGAATTCAACATACTTGTAAATGAGGAAGTCGCTTCAGATCCTGATCAGTTTGCTAGAGCCTATGCAGAGTCCTACGGCTGGAAAATCGCTCCGCACAAGGAAACAGCTTTGAATATGTTGGGTTTGTCAACTCAGGTACAAAATGTCTTTCAGTACGTAAGTGACGGCCCATATAGAACTGTATCTCTCAATGACGGACGGAAAATAGAGTTCAGACATAGAACTATTCGCGAAATAAGCAAACTTAGTTATAAGGAAGCGGCTCTCCTTGAAGCACTTAAGACTCTGGGCAAGGAGCGGATTTCTCCTGATGTCAGGAGTAGGATCCTTCGAAGATTCAGTAAGAAGGAACTAGAAGCTTTAAGAAAGCGAGTTCAGAAGAGCAGGAAATGGATTTATGAGGAAATCTGCAGATTGATTGAAAGGAGCGAGAACAGTGTATCGCATCGCTAA
- a CDS encoding nucleotidyl transferase AbiEii/AbiGii toxin family protein, protein MYRIANETSSNLRAIFGNTATRRGISPAIIEKDFWVCFLLEVLFHHSKYSKHYAFKGGTSLSKVYKAIERFSEDINLIVDWRLLGYSLTQPWESRSRTKQESFNQEAALRTERFVATEFVPSLEESLSSFIKDFDLHVDPDDSQTVLFRYPQIFADQSLLQEIRLEIGPLAAWSPSGDKPITPYAAEEFPKAFRMPSTLVRTVEAKRTFWEKATILHREANRKNGRLPLRYSRHYYDLHMLCNTSIKREALEDIELLYKVVAFKDKFFHCAWAKYEEALPATLRLVPPNNVLKKLEEDFEKMKPMIFGSVPSFEQILATLREFEQEMRTR, encoded by the coding sequence GTGTATCGCATCGCTAACGAAACTAGCTCAAACCTGAGAGCCATTTTCGGAAATACTGCAACTAGAAGAGGTATCAGTCCGGCAATTATAGAGAAGGACTTTTGGGTATGTTTCCTGCTTGAGGTTCTCTTTCATCACAGCAAGTATTCAAAGCATTATGCCTTTAAAGGTGGAACGTCTCTTTCAAAGGTATATAAAGCAATAGAACGTTTTTCTGAAGATATTAATCTGATAGTTGATTGGAGGCTTCTAGGATATTCGTTAACACAACCATGGGAATCAAGATCTAGAACTAAGCAAGAGAGTTTTAATCAGGAGGCAGCTTTGAGAACTGAACGGTTCGTCGCTACCGAGTTTGTTCCGAGTCTAGAAGAATCATTGAGTTCGTTCATTAAAGATTTCGATTTGCATGTCGATCCGGATGATTCTCAGACCGTTCTCTTTAGATATCCACAGATATTCGCTGACCAGAGCCTACTGCAAGAAATTAGATTGGAGATCGGACCCTTGGCGGCGTGGTCTCCATCTGGCGATAAACCCATTACTCCATATGCCGCCGAGGAGTTCCCTAAAGCTTTTCGCATGCCGAGTACTCTTGTAAGAACAGTAGAAGCAAAACGTACATTTTGGGAAAAGGCAACTATCCTCCACCGTGAAGCCAACAGGAAGAATGGAAGGTTACCGCTTAGGTATTCCAGGCACTACTATGATCTTCATATGTTGTGCAACACCTCAATAAAACGCGAAGCACTTGAGGACATCGAATTGCTTTATAAGGTTGTGGCATTCAAGGACAAGTTCTTTCATTGTGCATGGGCAAAATACGAAGAAGCACTCCCCGCAACGTTGCGCCTAGTACCGCCCAACAATGTACTAAAGAAACTGGAAGAAGACTTTGAAAAAATGAAGCCAATGATATTTGGTTCGGTCCCTTCTTTTGAACAAATACTTGCCACTCTTCGCGAATTTGAGCAAGAAATGAGAACTCGTTAA
- a CDS encoding DUF6036 family nucleotidyltransferase gives MNMSFSDIEVALKALNSQLKRIGKKVGLVVCGGTALNALGLVQRTTADIDVVGFAEEVEDQIVVSKAEFPDWLLDSAGKVARDMGLPKDWINNGPTSLVELGLPEGFSERLIKVQIGSSLSVYYISRIDQIYFKLYASADRGGYHVDDLMKLEPTEKEIVEAAKWTMTHDVSPAFRGIMIDLLRRLGFDDASKEL, from the coding sequence ATGAATATGAGTTTTTCAGATATTGAAGTTGCTTTGAAGGCTTTGAATTCTCAGTTAAAGAGAATTGGAAAGAAAGTCGGCCTGGTTGTTTGTGGGGGTACCGCATTGAACGCTCTTGGTTTAGTCCAGAGGACAACTGCTGATATAGATGTAGTTGGTTTCGCAGAGGAAGTCGAGGATCAGATCGTTGTCAGCAAAGCCGAATTCCCGGATTGGCTTCTAGATTCTGCCGGAAAAGTGGCCAGGGATATGGGCCTTCCCAAAGACTGGATAAACAACGGGCCGACATCATTAGTTGAACTCGGTTTACCTGAAGGATTTTCAGAACGACTAATCAAGGTTCAAATTGGGAGCTCTCTTTCTGTCTATTATATTTCTCGAATTGATCAGATTTACTTTAAGTTGTACGCTTCAGCTGACCGCGGCGGGTATCACGTAGATGATCTGATGAAGTTAGAACCAACGGAGAAAGAGATTGTAGAGGCAGCAAAATGGACAATGACTCATGATGTCTCGCCGGCTTTTAGAGGAATCATGATTGATCTTTTGCGGAGGCTTGGTTTTGATGATGCATCCAAAGAGCTTTAG
- a CDS encoding four helix bundle protein gives MEIERLNIWKLGVELAKDVYVLTEKFPKKELYSLTDQIRRAAVSVPSNIAEGKGRSSAKDFINFLSVARGSLYELITQLYIAREIGYLTQEDFSTLQKRIEDLSHKIVAMTKYLRNNK, from the coding sequence ATGGAGATCGAAAGGCTTAATATCTGGAAGCTGGGTGTTGAGCTTGCAAAGGATGTTTATGTTCTCACAGAGAAATTCCCTAAGAAAGAGCTCTATAGTCTAACCGACCAAATAAGAAGAGCTGCGGTTTCTGTACCCTCTAATATCGCAGAAGGGAAAGGTCGTTCATCTGCAAAGGACTTCATTAACTTCCTGAGTGTTGCCAGAGGGTCACTCTATGAATTAATAACCCAGCTCTATATTGCGAGGGAGATTGGATACCTGACTCAAGAAGATTTCTCAACTCTTCAAAAGAGAATCGAGGATCTTTCGCATAAGATAGTTGCTATGACGAAGTACCTTAGGAATAACAAGTGA
- a CDS encoding GIY-YIG nuclease family protein, translating into MNSGFVYIMTNPSRNVFYIGVTNNLFRRVFEHKNKMIEGFTHKYNCVVVVYYEYFETIKEAIRREKQLKSWKREWKLRLIKTRNPDLRDLWEDIRESYR; encoded by the coding sequence ATGAATTCGGGGTTTGTTTACATAATGACAAATCCTTCCAGAAATGTGTTCTATATTGGTGTAACAAACAATCTCTTTCGAAGGGTCTTTGAGCACAAGAACAAGATGATAGAAGGCTTCACTCATAAGTACAATTGTGTAGTCGTTGTCTACTATGAGTACTTTGAAACAATCAAAGAGGCTATCAGAAGAGAAAAGCAGCTGAAAAGCTGGAAGAGAGAATGGAAACTGAGGCTGATTAAGACAAGAAATCCAGACCTTCGAGACCTTTGGGAAGACATAAGAGAAAGTTATCGTTAG